A window of the Cicer arietinum cultivar CDC Frontier isolate Library 1 chromosome 6, Cicar.CDCFrontier_v2.0, whole genome shotgun sequence genome harbors these coding sequences:
- the LOC101489405 gene encoding 5-OH-xanthotoxin synthase-like, whose protein sequence is MLSLLVLILCLIYPLLLFIQKISRRSTAPYPPGPRGLPIIGNLHQLDNSILYLQLYKFSKIYGPIFSLKLGVRQAIVVSSSKIAKEIFKNHDHEFSNRPILYGQQKLSYNGSEVVFSPYSEFWRDIRKICIIHILSAKRVSSYSYIRKFEVMKMIKMISSHATSSIVTNLSEVLTSLSSTIICRIAFGRRYEDEGIERSKLRGMLHEFENMLTAFFVSDYVPFMGWIDKLSGLRARLDRNFKEMDEFYQEVIDEHLDSNRQQSNVEAIVDVLLQLKKQRLFSIDLTFDHIKGVLMNMLVAGTDTTSATVVFAMTALIKNPRVMKKVQEEVRSSRVKDFLDEDDIQNFSYLKAVIKETLRLHLPAPLLVPRESREKCTIAGYEIPARTILFVNAWAIHRDPDIWKDPEEFYPERFLENSINFLGKDFELMPFGAGRRICAGLSMAVASLELILANLIYSFDWELPHGLREEDIDFERWPGLTQHKKDDLCLCPKIPM, encoded by the exons ATGTTATCACTACTTGTGCTTATTCTGTGTCTAATTTATCCATTACTTCTATTCATCCAGAAAATTAGTAGAAGAAGCACTGCACCTTATCCACCTGGTCCTAGAGGCCTACCCATAATAGGGAATCTTCATCagctagacaattctattctttatCTTCAATTATATAAATTCTCAAAAATATATGGACCAATATTTTCACTTAAACTTGGTGTAAGGCAAGCTATTGTTGTTTCTTCATCTAAAATTGCTAAAGAGATATTTAAAAACCATGATCATGAGTTTTCTAATAGGCCTATATTATATGGCCAACAGAAATTATCTTATAATGGGTCAGAAGTTGTATTTTCTCCATATAGTGAATTTTGGAGAGATATaagaaaaatttgtattattcatatattaagCGCCAAACGTGTGTCATCTTATTCCTATATAAGAAAATTTGAGGTAatgaaaatgatcaaaatgatttCTAGTCATGCTACTTCATCAATtgttacaaatttgagtgaggTATTGACTTCTCTCTCAAGTACAATAATTTGTAGGATTGCTTTTGGGAGAAGGTATGAGGATGAAGGAATTGAAAGGAGTAAACTCCGTGGAATGTTGCATGAGTTTGAGAACATGTTGACTGCTTTCTTTGTTTCTGATTATGTTCCATTCATGGGTTGGATTGATAAACTATCTGGACTTCGTGCGCGTCTCGATCGAAATTTCAAGGAGATGGATGAGTTCTACCAAGAGGTTATTGATGAACATTTGGATTCAAATAGACAACAATCAAATGTAGAGGCTATTGTTGATGTTTTGCTCCAATTGAAGAAACAACGTTTGTTTTCAATTGATCTCACTTTTGATCATATCAAAGGGGTCCTCATG AACATGCTTGTAGCTGGTACAGATACCACATCAGCCACAGTAGTTTTTGCTATGACTGCCCTAATAAAAAACCCAAGGGTAATGAAGAAAGTACAAGAAGAAGTTAGGAGTTCAAGAGTTAAAGATTTTTTAGATGAAGATGATATTCAAAATTTCTCTTACTTAAAGGCAGTGATAAAAGAGACACTAAGATTGCACCTACCAGCCCCTTTGCTTGTGCCAAGAGAATCAAGAGAAAAATGCACTATAGCTGGCTACGAAATTCCAGCAAGGACGATATTGTTTGTAAATGCTTGGGCTATTCATAGAGATCCTGATATTTGGAAAGACCCAGAAGAATTTTATCCAGAGAGATTCTTAGAAAATTCTATAAATTTTCTTGGAAAAGATTTTGAATTAATGCCATTTGGAGCTGGTCGTAGAATTTGCGCAGGTTTGTCTATGGCAGTTGCATCATTGGAACTTATCCTTGCTAATCTTATATATTCATTTGATTGGGAATTGCCACATGGGTTACGAGAGGAAGATATTGATTTTGAAAGGTGGCCAGGACTCACTCAACACAAGAAAGATGATCTCTGCCTTTGTCCTAAGATCCCGATGTAG